One part of the Tachysurus fulvidraco isolate hzauxx_2018 chromosome 23, HZAU_PFXX_2.0, whole genome shotgun sequence genome encodes these proteins:
- the eif4g3b gene encoding eukaryotic translation initiation factor 4 gamma 3 isoform X9, whose amino-acid sequence MSLPQKAVPKSAAPAAAGPGPTNSSQLRTPLATVPLPGPPLAQQPPPTQVFLNALHPRIPRLQPPLDERIFSTPPGVAAVYSVQRPPGPPYTAHEISKGHPNLAATPPGHASSPGLSQSPYTPGQNAGTASLVYSTQTQQMNVPPQSRPFAPGPRPTHHQFFQRTQMQPPRPTIPSNSPSIRPASQAPNATVYSPSPPIMMSMTPMPFASPQAAQYYIPQYRHTAPPYVGPPQQYSVQPTGPSTFYPGHTPGEFPQAYAPGTPYYAGQTMYTPSPSIIVPTPQQPPPTKREKKTIRIRDPNQGGKDITEEIMSGVGGSRNPTPPVGRPSSTPTPPQQPNQVVEHGHVIYNVDSAQVLPAPVDLKPDDKPKLESAVLKPSSPGLCAVELPVQRRQPSSPAPDPHPPEKSELPSSDPEVAQNVVPDSVPSLSPPKPMSAEDAAEKPTPLAEPSPIQAVTPEPDKLEPDQVPPEVSASASQAPKAVNGLAETDVIPPRDEPDSLLQSQSSTEPSTILEPYSLDVKAASPPASEIVSSGTLAPSLPTANAAAAVAVVEAATSAVPTPPPGLTHPGQAALEAGPAQTALTGPELRDAEKEPEVTQEEKEETTLQSNLRQSSSQVVSSLPKTWKKPKEDTLMEQVQCPDREDTLEPIIETNTVETSSSSSVAVEHQASAEPTVEENGEQEAEPLKNGPTHSSEAENSDGVLTPALEEPNSNTIQKPELKNGKRLYNRDFLLGFQFMPACVQKPEGLPPISDVVLDKINQNKLPLRPDPRGLISRGPDFTPAFADFSRMIPSGRGAPLLNPNLRRPPPRKIIMNVSVNDEVQLKKAENAWKPGLKRESAPEDTETQNTQELFRKVRSILNKLTPQMFSQLMKQVTDLTIDTEERLKGVIDLVFEKAIDEPSFSVAYGNMCSCLATLKVPMADKPNSTVNFRKLLLNRCQKEFEKDKVNDDVFEKKQRELEAAASTSERERLQEELEEAKDKARRRSIGNIKFIGELFKLRMLTEAIMHDCVVKLLKNHDEESLECLCRLLTTIGKDLDFEKAKPRMDQYFNQMEKIVKERKTSSRIRFMLQDVIDLRLHNWVSRRADLGPKTIEQIHKEAKIEEQEEQRKVHQQLLSKDKRRPGQRIISREETWNTVPVPKNSRTIDPNKFPKITKSTIDDKIQLGPLGRSQLSWVKGSSGGAGAKASESDILRPSSLNRYSPLQSSVPSSASTPSASPDIDSRGGLSSRGSLGRERNDKPSILGPSRSGPPSVGGPGKDAAEEQTQEDFHKDTHVSDTPKLQSSTASGGKLERSQSRESVKLEAMPGPTTDKPALSEEEMEKRSKSIIDEFLHINDYKEAMQCVEELEQATMLYVFVRVGVESTLERSQITRDHIGQLFHQLLQAGILSKSQFFKGFSEILEIADDMAIDIPHIWLYLAELVNHLLRERGISVRELFSEFSKPLLPVGRAGILFSEILHLLCKQMSHRKVGALWRDSGLSWADFLPESEDVHSFITEQKLEFTLSDCSSPPDTVSTTKLSPEELNKQLEKLLLEDVVSDEQIFDWVEANLDESEMSSPPFLRALMTAVCKAAVKWENTSCRVDTAIIQKRMPVLHKYLNSDTERQLQALYALQALIVNLDQPPNLLRMFFDCLYDEDVISEDAFYKWEVSKDPAEQQGKGVALKSVTAFFTWLREAEEESEDN is encoded by the exons TTTTTCCAGAGAACTCAGATGCAGCCTCCACGGCCCACCATTCCAAGCAACAGCCCTTCAATTCGACCTGCTTCTCAGGCCCCGAATGCCACTGTATACTCGCCGAGCCCACCCATCATGATGTCCATGACACCCATGCCCTTTGCTTCCCCCCAGGCTGCGCAATACTACATACCCCAG TATCGCCACACTGCTCCTCCATACGTGGGGCCTCCTCAGCAGTACTCGGTTCAACCCACAGGACCTAGTACTTTCTATCCTGGACATACCCCTGGAGAGTTTCCACAAGCCTATG CTCCAGGGACTCCATACTATGCTGGTCAGACCATGTACACCCCGTCTCCATCCATAATAGTGCCTACACCGCAGCAACCTCCACCTACAAAAAGGGAGAAGAAAACA aTCCGTATACGAGACCCTAATCAGGGCGGCAAGGACATCACAGAGGAGATCATGTCAGGAGTGGGTGGGAGTCGGAATCCCACTCCACCGGTGGGACGGCCCTCCTCCACCCCAACTCCTCCACAG CAGCCGAACCAGGTAGTGGAACATGGGCATGTCATCTATAATGTGGACAGTGCCCAGGTCCTCCCTGCTCCTGTCGACTTGAAACCAG ATGACAAGCCAAAGCTTGAGAGTGCTGTACTTAAACCTTCATCACCAGGACTGTGTGCTGTGGAGCTTCCTGTCCAAAGGCGCCAGCCCAGCAGTCCTGCCCCTGACCCACATCCCCCAGAGAAATCAGAGCTTCCTTCTTCGGACCCAGAAGTTGCCCAGAATGTAGTTCCAGACTCCGTTCCATCTCTTAGCCCCCCAAAGCCCATGTCAGCAGAGGATGCAGCAGAAAAGCCCACCCCTCTAGCAGAGCCCAGTCCTATACAAGCTGTCACACCAGAGCCAGATAAACTAGAGCCTGATCAAGTGCCACCAGAGGTGTCGGCTTCTGCATCACAAGCTCCAAAAGCAGTCAACGGGTTGGCTGAAACAGACGTCATTCCTCCTCGTGACGAGCCCGATTCTCTTCTGCAGTCCCAGTCATCCACAGAGCCTAGTACTATACTGGAGCCCTACAGTTTGGATGTGAAGGCTGCAAGTCCACCAGCTTCAGAAATTGTTTCTTCTGGCACCTTGGCCCCTTCCCTGCCTACTGccaatgctgctgctgctgttgctgttgttgaaGCTGCCACTAGTGCTGTTCCCACACCTCCTCCGGGTCTTACTCACCCAGGCCAAGCTGCTCTAGAGGCAGGTCCAGCCCAGACAGCCTTGACTGGGCCAGAGTTAAGAGATGCTGAAAAAGAGCCAGAGGTTACccaggaagagaaagaggagaccACATTACAATCCAACCTTAGACAAAGCTCAAGTCAAG TTGTATCTAGTTTACCAAAGACCTGGAAAAAGCCAAAAGAGGACACCCTTATGGAGCAGGTCCAGTGTCCTGACAGAGAG GATACACTGGAGCCAATCATCGAAACCAATACAGTGGAAACTTCCAGTTCATCATCTGTGGCTGTGGAGCATCAAGCTTCAGCCGAACCAACCGTAGAGGAGAACGGAGAGCAGGAAGCAGAGCCACTAAAGAATGGACCCACGCACAGTTCTGAGGCTGAAAACAGCGACGGAGTTCTCACACCTGCACTGGAAGAGCCCAACAGCAACACAATTCAGA AGCCGGAGCTGAAGAATGGGAAGAGGCTATACAATAGAGACTTTTTACTGGGCTTCCAGTTCATGCCTGCCTGTGTGCAGAAGCCAGAGGGGCTTCCGCCCATATCTGATGTGGTACTGGACAAG ATAAACCAAAATAAGTTGCCCCTGCGGCCGGACCCACGGGGGCTCATCTCCAGAGGCCCAGACTTCACCCCAGCCTTTGCAGACTTTAGTAGGATGATACCTTCAGGGAGAGGAGCACCG CTGCTGAATCCGAATCTTAGACGGCCTCCACCACGTAAGATCATCATGAACGTGTCTGTAAACGATGAGGTACAGCTGAAGAAGGCTGAGAACGCCTGGAAGCCTGGCTTGAAGAGAGAGAGCGCCCCAGAGGACACCGAGACCCAGAATACTCAG GAGCTTTTCCGGAAGGTGCGCAGTATCCTTAACAAACTGACACCACAGATGTTTAGTCAGTTGATGAAGCAGGTGACAGACCTCACCATCGACACGGAGGAGCGCCTTAAAGGCGTCATTGACCTGGTTTTTGAGAAAGCCATCGATGAGCCCAGCTTCTCTGTGGCCTATGGCAATATGTGTAGCTGTCTGGCTACT ttAAAAGTGCCCATGGCAGACAAGCCCAACAGCACTGTGAATTTCCGAAAGTTGCTGCTAAACCGCTGTCAGAAAGAGTTTGAGAAGGACAAAGTGAACGACGATGTCTTTGAAAAGAAACAGCGGGAACTGGAAGCAGCTGCCTCA ACCAGTGAACGTGAAAGGCTacaggaagagctggaggaagcgAAGGACAAAGCTCGCAGAAGATCCATTGGTAACATCAAGTTCATCGGGGAGCTATTTAAGCTGCGAATGTTGACCGAGGCCATAATGCACGACTGTGTGGTGAAACTGCTAAAAAACCACGATGAGGAAAGTCTTGAGTGCCTCTGTAGGCTCCTTACAACCATTGGCAAAGATCTGGACTTCGAGAAGGCCAAG CCACGAATGGATCAGTACTTTAACCAGATGGAAAAAATAGTGAAGGAGAGGAAGACTTCATCACGGATTCGCTTCATGCTCCAGGACGTAATTGACCTGCGTCTG CATAACTGGGTATCACGAAGAGCTGATCTGGGGCCCAAGACTATTGAGCAGATCCACAAGGAGGCCAAAATTGAGGAGCAGGAAGAGCAGAGAAAGGTTCACCAACAGCTGCTATCCAAGGACAAGAGGAGACCAGGTCAGAGAA TCATTTCAAGAGAGGAGACCTGGAACACTGTGCCTGTGCCTAAGAACAGTAGAACAATAGACCCCAATAAGTTTCCCAAAATCACCAAG tcaACAATAGATGATAAGATTCAGCTGGGCCCGTTGGGACGATCACAGCTCAGCTGGGTGAAGGGCAGCAGTGGAGGAGCTGGAGCCAAAGCCAGTGAATCAG ATATCTTGCGTCCCAGCAGCCTGAACCGTTACTCACCACTTCAGTCCTCAGTTCCATCCTCTGCCTCCACTCCATCCGCCTCCCCTGACATTGACTCTAGAGGAGGCCTGAGCAG TCGTGGAAGCTTAGGACGGGAGCGCAATGATAAACCATCGATTCTGGGTCCCTCACGGTCTGGCCCTCCATCTGTGGGTGGGCCAGGGAAGGACGCTGCTGAGGAGCAGACGCAGGAAGACTTTCACAAGGATACGCACGTATCCGACACCCCTAAACTGCAGTCCAGTACAGCTAGCGGAGGCAAACTGGAACGCAGCCAATCCAGGGAATCTG TAAAACTTGAAGCAATGCCAGGCCCTACTACAGACAAGCCTGCATTATCAGAAGAGGAGATGGAGAAACGATCCAAGTCCATTATCGACGAGTTTTTGCACATTAATGATTACAAG GAGGCCATGCAGTGCGTAGAGGAACTGGAACAGGCCACGATGCTATACGTTTTTGTGCGGGTGGGTGTGGAGTCCACGCTGGAGAGGAGCCAGATCACGCGTGACCATATAGGCCAGCTGTTCCATCAGCTGCTGCAGGCTGGAATCCTCTCCAAATCTCAGTTCTTTAAAGG GTTTTCAGAAATCCTTGAAATAGCAGATGATATGGCCATTGACATTCCTCATATATGGCTGTACTTAGCGGAGCTAGTTAATCATTTGCTCCGGGAAAGAGGAATCTCTGTGAGAGAATTATTTAG tgaATTTAGCAAACCATTACTCCCTGTGGGAAGAGCTGGCatattattttctgaaatattGCACCTTCTATGCAAACAAATG AGCCATAGGAAAGTGGGGGCCTTATGGAGGGACTCTGGACTGAGCTGGGCTGATTTCCTTCCTGAATCAGAGGATGTGCACAGCTTCATTACTGAGCAG AAACTAGAGTTCACTCTTTCTGATTGCTCAAGTCCACCCGACACGGTCTCTACGACAAAACTCTCACCCGAAGAGCTGAACAAGCAACTTGAAAAACTTCTCCTGGAGGATGTGGTTAGCGATGAACAAATCTTCGACTGGGTAGAG GCAAATCTAGACGAGTCGGAAATGAGCTCACCACCCTTCCTCAGAGCTCTGATGACTGCTGTGTGTAAAGCAGCGGTCAAAT gggaAAACACTTCCTGTAGAGTGGACACGGCCATTATCCAAAAGCGTATGCCTGTATTACACAAGTACCTTAACTCAGACACGGAGAGACAGTTGCAAGCACTTTATGCACTTCAAGCTTTGATCGTGAATCTGGACCAGCCTCCGA ACTTGCTCCGTATGTTCTTTGACTGTTTGTATGACGAGGATGTAATATCGGAGGACGCGTTCTACAAGTGGGAGGTCAGCAAAGACCCAGCTGAGCAACAGGGCAAAGGGGTAGCGCTCAAATCTGTGACAGCCTTCTTCACATGGCTCCGAGAGGCAGAGGAGGAGTCAGAAGACAATTga
- the eif4g3b gene encoding eukaryotic translation initiation factor 4 gamma 3 isoform X10 — protein MSLPQKAVPKSAAPAAAGPGPTNSSQLRTPLATVPLPGPPLAQQPPPTQVFLNALHPRIPRLQPPLDERIFSTPPGVAAVYSVQRPPGPPYTAHEISKGHPNLAATPPGHASSPGLSQSPYTPGQNAGTASLVYSTQTQQMNVPPQSRPFFQRTQMQPPRPTIPSNSPSIRPASQAPNATVYSPSPPIMMSMTPMPFASPQAAQYYIPQYRHTAPPYVGPPQQYSVQPTGPSTFYPGHTPGEFPQAYAPGTPYYAGQTMYTPSPSIIVPTPQQPPPTKREKKTIRIRDPNQGGKDITEEIMSGVGGSRNPTPPVGRPSSTPTPPQQPNQVVEHGHVIYNVDSAQVLPAPVDLKPDDKPKLESAVLKPSSPGLCAVELPVQRRQPSSPAPDPHPPEKSELPSSDPEVAQNVVPDSVPSLSPPKPMSAEDAAEKPTPLAEPSPIQAVTPEPDKLEPDQVPPEVSASASQAPKAVNGLAETDVIPPRDEPDSLLQSQSSTEPSTILEPYSLDVKAASPPASEIVSSGTLAPSLPTANAAAAVAVVEAATSAVPTPPPGLTHPGQAALEAGPAQTALTGPELRDAEKEPEVTQEEKEETTLQSNLRQSSSQVVSSLPKTWKKPKEDTLMEQVQCPDREDTLEPIIETNTVETSSSSSVAVEHQASAEPTVEENGEQEAEPLKNGPTHSSEAENSDGVLTPALEEPNSNTIQKPELKNGKRLYNRDFLLGFQFMPACVQKPEGLPPISDVVLDKINQNKLPLRPDPRGLISRGPDFTPAFADFSRMIPSGRGAPLLNPNLRRPPPRKIIMNVSVNDEVQLKKAENAWKPGLKRESAPEDTETQNTQELFRKVRSILNKLTPQMFSQLMKQVTDLTIDTEERLKGVIDLVFEKAIDEPSFSVAYGNMCSCLATLKVPMADKPNSTVNFRKLLLNRCQKEFEKDKVNDDVFEKKQRELEAAASTSERERLQEELEEAKDKARRRSIGNIKFIGELFKLRMLTEAIMHDCVVKLLKNHDEESLECLCRLLTTIGKDLDFEKAKPRMDQYFNQMEKIVKERKTSSRIRFMLQDVIDLRLHNWVSRRADLGPKTIEQIHKEAKIEEQEEQRKVHQQLLSKDKRRPGQRIISREETWNTVPVPKNSRTIDPNKFPKITKSTIDDKIQLGPLGRSQLSWVKGSSGGAGAKASESDILRPSSLNRYSPLQSSVPSSASTPSASPDIDSRGGLSSRGSLGRERNDKPSILGPSRSGPPSVGGPGKDAAEEQTQEDFHKDTHVSDTPKLQSSTASGGKLERSQSRESVKLEAMPGPTTDKPALSEEEMEKRSKSIIDEFLHINDYKEAMQCVEELEQATMLYVFVRVGVESTLERSQITRDHIGQLFHQLLQAGILSKSQFFKGFSEILEIADDMAIDIPHIWLYLAELVNHLLRERGISVRELFSEFSKPLLPVGRAGILFSEILHLLCKQMSHRKVGALWRDSGLSWADFLPESEDVHSFITEQKLEFTLSDCSSPPDTVSTTKLSPEELNKQLEKLLLEDVVSDEQIFDWVEANLDESEMSSPPFLRALMTAVCKAAVKWENTSCRVDTAIIQKRMPVLHKYLNSDTERQLQALYALQALIVNLDQPPNLLRMFFDCLYDEDVISEDAFYKWEVSKDPAEQQGKGVALKSVTAFFTWLREAEEESEDN, from the exons TTTTTCCAGAGAACTCAGATGCAGCCTCCACGGCCCACCATTCCAAGCAACAGCCCTTCAATTCGACCTGCTTCTCAGGCCCCGAATGCCACTGTATACTCGCCGAGCCCACCCATCATGATGTCCATGACACCCATGCCCTTTGCTTCCCCCCAGGCTGCGCAATACTACATACCCCAG TATCGCCACACTGCTCCTCCATACGTGGGGCCTCCTCAGCAGTACTCGGTTCAACCCACAGGACCTAGTACTTTCTATCCTGGACATACCCCTGGAGAGTTTCCACAAGCCTATG CTCCAGGGACTCCATACTATGCTGGTCAGACCATGTACACCCCGTCTCCATCCATAATAGTGCCTACACCGCAGCAACCTCCACCTACAAAAAGGGAGAAGAAAACA aTCCGTATACGAGACCCTAATCAGGGCGGCAAGGACATCACAGAGGAGATCATGTCAGGAGTGGGTGGGAGTCGGAATCCCACTCCACCGGTGGGACGGCCCTCCTCCACCCCAACTCCTCCACAG CAGCCGAACCAGGTAGTGGAACATGGGCATGTCATCTATAATGTGGACAGTGCCCAGGTCCTCCCTGCTCCTGTCGACTTGAAACCAG ATGACAAGCCAAAGCTTGAGAGTGCTGTACTTAAACCTTCATCACCAGGACTGTGTGCTGTGGAGCTTCCTGTCCAAAGGCGCCAGCCCAGCAGTCCTGCCCCTGACCCACATCCCCCAGAGAAATCAGAGCTTCCTTCTTCGGACCCAGAAGTTGCCCAGAATGTAGTTCCAGACTCCGTTCCATCTCTTAGCCCCCCAAAGCCCATGTCAGCAGAGGATGCAGCAGAAAAGCCCACCCCTCTAGCAGAGCCCAGTCCTATACAAGCTGTCACACCAGAGCCAGATAAACTAGAGCCTGATCAAGTGCCACCAGAGGTGTCGGCTTCTGCATCACAAGCTCCAAAAGCAGTCAACGGGTTGGCTGAAACAGACGTCATTCCTCCTCGTGACGAGCCCGATTCTCTTCTGCAGTCCCAGTCATCCACAGAGCCTAGTACTATACTGGAGCCCTACAGTTTGGATGTGAAGGCTGCAAGTCCACCAGCTTCAGAAATTGTTTCTTCTGGCACCTTGGCCCCTTCCCTGCCTACTGccaatgctgctgctgctgttgctgttgttgaaGCTGCCACTAGTGCTGTTCCCACACCTCCTCCGGGTCTTACTCACCCAGGCCAAGCTGCTCTAGAGGCAGGTCCAGCCCAGACAGCCTTGACTGGGCCAGAGTTAAGAGATGCTGAAAAAGAGCCAGAGGTTACccaggaagagaaagaggagaccACATTACAATCCAACCTTAGACAAAGCTCAAGTCAAG TTGTATCTAGTTTACCAAAGACCTGGAAAAAGCCAAAAGAGGACACCCTTATGGAGCAGGTCCAGTGTCCTGACAGAGAG GATACACTGGAGCCAATCATCGAAACCAATACAGTGGAAACTTCCAGTTCATCATCTGTGGCTGTGGAGCATCAAGCTTCAGCCGAACCAACCGTAGAGGAGAACGGAGAGCAGGAAGCAGAGCCACTAAAGAATGGACCCACGCACAGTTCTGAGGCTGAAAACAGCGACGGAGTTCTCACACCTGCACTGGAAGAGCCCAACAGCAACACAATTCAGA AGCCGGAGCTGAAGAATGGGAAGAGGCTATACAATAGAGACTTTTTACTGGGCTTCCAGTTCATGCCTGCCTGTGTGCAGAAGCCAGAGGGGCTTCCGCCCATATCTGATGTGGTACTGGACAAG ATAAACCAAAATAAGTTGCCCCTGCGGCCGGACCCACGGGGGCTCATCTCCAGAGGCCCAGACTTCACCCCAGCCTTTGCAGACTTTAGTAGGATGATACCTTCAGGGAGAGGAGCACCG CTGCTGAATCCGAATCTTAGACGGCCTCCACCACGTAAGATCATCATGAACGTGTCTGTAAACGATGAGGTACAGCTGAAGAAGGCTGAGAACGCCTGGAAGCCTGGCTTGAAGAGAGAGAGCGCCCCAGAGGACACCGAGACCCAGAATACTCAG GAGCTTTTCCGGAAGGTGCGCAGTATCCTTAACAAACTGACACCACAGATGTTTAGTCAGTTGATGAAGCAGGTGACAGACCTCACCATCGACACGGAGGAGCGCCTTAAAGGCGTCATTGACCTGGTTTTTGAGAAAGCCATCGATGAGCCCAGCTTCTCTGTGGCCTATGGCAATATGTGTAGCTGTCTGGCTACT ttAAAAGTGCCCATGGCAGACAAGCCCAACAGCACTGTGAATTTCCGAAAGTTGCTGCTAAACCGCTGTCAGAAAGAGTTTGAGAAGGACAAAGTGAACGACGATGTCTTTGAAAAGAAACAGCGGGAACTGGAAGCAGCTGCCTCA ACCAGTGAACGTGAAAGGCTacaggaagagctggaggaagcgAAGGACAAAGCTCGCAGAAGATCCATTGGTAACATCAAGTTCATCGGGGAGCTATTTAAGCTGCGAATGTTGACCGAGGCCATAATGCACGACTGTGTGGTGAAACTGCTAAAAAACCACGATGAGGAAAGTCTTGAGTGCCTCTGTAGGCTCCTTACAACCATTGGCAAAGATCTGGACTTCGAGAAGGCCAAG CCACGAATGGATCAGTACTTTAACCAGATGGAAAAAATAGTGAAGGAGAGGAAGACTTCATCACGGATTCGCTTCATGCTCCAGGACGTAATTGACCTGCGTCTG CATAACTGGGTATCACGAAGAGCTGATCTGGGGCCCAAGACTATTGAGCAGATCCACAAGGAGGCCAAAATTGAGGAGCAGGAAGAGCAGAGAAAGGTTCACCAACAGCTGCTATCCAAGGACAAGAGGAGACCAGGTCAGAGAA TCATTTCAAGAGAGGAGACCTGGAACACTGTGCCTGTGCCTAAGAACAGTAGAACAATAGACCCCAATAAGTTTCCCAAAATCACCAAG tcaACAATAGATGATAAGATTCAGCTGGGCCCGTTGGGACGATCACAGCTCAGCTGGGTGAAGGGCAGCAGTGGAGGAGCTGGAGCCAAAGCCAGTGAATCAG ATATCTTGCGTCCCAGCAGCCTGAACCGTTACTCACCACTTCAGTCCTCAGTTCCATCCTCTGCCTCCACTCCATCCGCCTCCCCTGACATTGACTCTAGAGGAGGCCTGAGCAG TCGTGGAAGCTTAGGACGGGAGCGCAATGATAAACCATCGATTCTGGGTCCCTCACGGTCTGGCCCTCCATCTGTGGGTGGGCCAGGGAAGGACGCTGCTGAGGAGCAGACGCAGGAAGACTTTCACAAGGATACGCACGTATCCGACACCCCTAAACTGCAGTCCAGTACAGCTAGCGGAGGCAAACTGGAACGCAGCCAATCCAGGGAATCTG TAAAACTTGAAGCAATGCCAGGCCCTACTACAGACAAGCCTGCATTATCAGAAGAGGAGATGGAGAAACGATCCAAGTCCATTATCGACGAGTTTTTGCACATTAATGATTACAAG GAGGCCATGCAGTGCGTAGAGGAACTGGAACAGGCCACGATGCTATACGTTTTTGTGCGGGTGGGTGTGGAGTCCACGCTGGAGAGGAGCCAGATCACGCGTGACCATATAGGCCAGCTGTTCCATCAGCTGCTGCAGGCTGGAATCCTCTCCAAATCTCAGTTCTTTAAAGG GTTTTCAGAAATCCTTGAAATAGCAGATGATATGGCCATTGACATTCCTCATATATGGCTGTACTTAGCGGAGCTAGTTAATCATTTGCTCCGGGAAAGAGGAATCTCTGTGAGAGAATTATTTAG tgaATTTAGCAAACCATTACTCCCTGTGGGAAGAGCTGGCatattattttctgaaatattGCACCTTCTATGCAAACAAATG AGCCATAGGAAAGTGGGGGCCTTATGGAGGGACTCTGGACTGAGCTGGGCTGATTTCCTTCCTGAATCAGAGGATGTGCACAGCTTCATTACTGAGCAG AAACTAGAGTTCACTCTTTCTGATTGCTCAAGTCCACCCGACACGGTCTCTACGACAAAACTCTCACCCGAAGAGCTGAACAAGCAACTTGAAAAACTTCTCCTGGAGGATGTGGTTAGCGATGAACAAATCTTCGACTGGGTAGAG GCAAATCTAGACGAGTCGGAAATGAGCTCACCACCCTTCCTCAGAGCTCTGATGACTGCTGTGTGTAAAGCAGCGGTCAAAT gggaAAACACTTCCTGTAGAGTGGACACGGCCATTATCCAAAAGCGTATGCCTGTATTACACAAGTACCTTAACTCAGACACGGAGAGACAGTTGCAAGCACTTTATGCACTTCAAGCTTTGATCGTGAATCTGGACCAGCCTCCGA ACTTGCTCCGTATGTTCTTTGACTGTTTGTATGACGAGGATGTAATATCGGAGGACGCGTTCTACAAGTGGGAGGTCAGCAAAGACCCAGCTGAGCAACAGGGCAAAGGGGTAGCGCTCAAATCTGTGACAGCCTTCTTCACATGGCTCCGAGAGGCAGAGGAGGAGTCAGAAGACAATTga